One Vespula pensylvanica isolate Volc-1 chromosome 1, ASM1446617v1, whole genome shotgun sequence genomic region harbors:
- the LOC122632477 gene encoding uncharacterized protein LOC122632477 isoform X2: MYIHKSSEIYKDIMQDCQYNEKAHTESVDRGTHNNALHKRNLLPKVSTSTYHANDGLLYPVPTDQCIYDPYENAEADYKNTLWARGKVTITRDGKRHVSYGRGYTSYEIPEPHPETEILIKKIYDKRFNGSYEHGQDSLKQKLGTCISCNKITPVRCGKCYAFYCSKECQVTDWPRHKIECQQIPTLIEDVKSLSTSSSEEQIGTTNLAQAQKTLRRPKQSIEVLLNKNAEIGNNKCTEVKSTESSEKRNVENNFQIKTTDKNDKIEHKEYKLETTKKEVINKCTNKNDFDLTKIEKDVIFEKDTFLSKSRFTDVKIIGFSERREYWVHKVDQEKIFQEMMLDLQNIVQRMPRTDPIIGDIYGYKFENLWYRTKIISLNPIKIFYVDHGVTETVEVNDFREINDLKTMIPFARKIRLSKNTPKKYEHLKIDHIITVKPVAFEESVIIVDVKNGNENSNNSNELLSFESQSNIKSYTTITKNDTSKMTSNLFSNISKEKSINEDTKSKYFSPDANKNKYKNDYKRNKNKTIPSCLPNVINFLSVNVCGFLKVNVILHNKTYGITLRPNDLNLDFKQIVTNLPEKCASVKLNHEYKPNIGELICGQEENGDWHRGFAVTLHPIKQLAIIDKTKIIPIKKIVPYPNEFLNICVFGVVCEITTDNFQLLTNNHYEFKVINCKEEVIIEIQIDDKNKITGILRSWEPIPEQSGIQLSRLKNGSEVCITFYHSHYLMYVRSLETEDSEEFNKLMQRVAKCAQSAVYLKEPPVLGEMIMAQFIDNNFYRAIITKIQGEEASISYIDFGNTEKTLWKKLRILPNDLKMHRSCAAKIYLKDVPTDVVMTKEVTDYLLDLTGREVPLKCIFDGTPSKDGVYLTTANGESINDKIKKLLIPSWDRKSDEDKIVYMINDINIFPLGDIGEIVNVLVLSTIKEGVDYFMCPLDIELITHINEILPPLINKYCEKTDYYIPRRNELCLSLYNNNWYRAVCLSPTELKDKSIVFYIDYGNCEEVLHKNIRPMIQDFLIPSALANMCTVVNLAPKLENGSYSAQVLNKISELVNPNTICLAKIVDFDSEGNYKIELPDVRDKLIMENLIPPY; the protein is encoded by the exons ATGTATATTCACAAATCTtcagaaatttataaagatataatgcAAGATTGtcaatataatgaaaaagcaCA cacaGAAAGTGTAGATAGAGGAACCCATAATAATGCACTTCATAAACGCAACCTTTTACCTAAAGTATCTACTAGTACGTATCATGCAAATGATGGTTTATTATATCCAGTACCAACTGatcaatgtatatatgatcCATATGAGAATGCAGAAgctgattataaaaatacattatgGGCAAG gGGTAAAGTAACAATAACGCGTGATGGAAAAAGACATGTTTCTTATGGACGTGGTTATACTTCATACGAAATACCTGAACCACATCCTGAAActgaaatattgattaaaaaaatttatgataaacgttttaat gGTTCGTATGAACATGGTCAAGATTCTCTAAAACAAAAACTAGGGACATGTATATCTTGTAACAAAATAACACCCGTGAGATGCGGGAAATGTTATGCTTTCTATTGTAGCAAAGAATGTCAAGTAACAGATTGGCCACGTCATAAAATTGAATGTCAACAAATACC TACATTGATAGAAGATGTAAAATCTTTATCAACATCAAGCAGTGAAGAACAAATTGGCACGACAAACTTGGCACAAGCTCAGAAAACATTACGTCGTCCGAAACAATCAATAGAAgttctattaaataaaaatgcagaAATCGGAAATAACAAATGTACAGAAGTTAAAAGTACTGAATCTTCCGAGAAAcgaaatgttgaaaataattttcaaattaagactactgataaaaatgataagatagaacataaagaatacaaattggaaacaactaaaaaagaagttataaataaatgtacaaaCAAAAATGACTTTGATCTAacaaaaattgagaaagatgtcatatttgaaaaagacacatttttatcaaaatcaaGATTCACGGATGTTAAAATCATAGGATTTtcggaaagaagagaatattgGGTACATAAAGTAGAtcaagaaaagatttttcaagaaatgaTGCTTGATTTGCAAAATATAGTTCAGAGAATGCCTAGAACAGATCCGATTATTGGTGACATATATGGTTACAAATTTGAAAATCTGTGGtatagaacaaaaataatatctctcaATCCTATTAAGATTTTTTACGTCGATCATGGCGTTACTGAAACGGTTGAAGTAAATGATTTTCGTGAAATCAACGATTTAAAGACTATGATACCATTTGcaagaaaaattcgtttaagTAAAAACACACcaaaaaaatatgaacatttaaaaatcgatcacaTTATAACTGTAAAGCCTGTTGCTTTTGAAGAAAGTGTGATCATTGTAGAtgtaaaaaatggaaatgaaaatagtAACAACTCAAACGAACTTTTAAGCTTCGAGTCACAgtcaaatattaaaagttatacGACAATAACTAAAAATGATACTTCTAAGATGACTTCCaatcttttttcgaatatcagtaaagaaaaaagtattaacgaggatacaaaaagtaaatatttttctccagatgccaacaaaaacaaatataaaaacgactataaaagaaataaaaataaaacaataccAAGTTGTTTACCAAAcgtgataaattttttgtcaGTAAATGTATGTGGATTTTTGAAAGTTAATGTAATACTTCATAACAAAACATATGGAATTACCCTTCGACCAAACGATTTGAATTTGGATTTTAAACAAATTGTAACAAATTTACCTGAAAAATGTGCCTCTGTAAAATTGAACCACGAATACAA gCCAAATATTGGAGAATTAATATGTGGTCAAGAAGAGAATGGTGATTGGCATAGAGGTTTTGCAGTAACTCTCCATCCAATAAAACAATTAGcaattattgataaaacaaaaataatacctATTAAGAAAATTGTCCCGTATCCTAACGAATTTcttaatatatgtgtatttggTGTTGTGTGTGAAATAACTAcagataattttcaattatta acaaataatcattatgaatttaaagtaataaattgtaaagaaGAAGTCATTATTGAAATTCAAATAgatgacaaaaataaaataacaggTATTTTAAGATCATGGGAACCAATACCTGAACAAAGTGGCATTCAATTATCTAGATTGAAAAATGGATCTGAG GTTTGCATTACTTTTTACCACAGTCATTATTTAATGTACGTTCGTTCTCTGGAAACAGAAGACTCGGAGGAATTTAATAAACTCATGCAAAGAGTTGCAAAATGTGCTCAATCtg CTGTATATCTCAAAGAGCCTCCAGTATTGGGGGAGATGATAATGGCACAAttcatagataataatttttatcgtgcaattattacgaaaatacAGGGGGAAGAAGCAAGTATTTCGTATATAGATTTTGGAAATACTGAAAAAACATTGTGgaaaaaattacgaatattGCCTAATGATTTGAAAATG CATCGATCGTGTGCcgcaaaaatttatttgaaagatGTACCAACTGATGTTGTAATGACCAAAGAAGTGACGGATTATCTTCTTGATCTAACAGGTAGAGAAGTAcctttaaaatgtatttttgacGGTACACCCTCTAAAGATGGTGTATATTTAACTACGGCAAATGGAGAAagtattaacgataaaataaaaaaattgcttATACCAAGTTGGGATAGAAAAAGTGATGAGG ataaaatcgtttatatgataaacgatataaatatatttcctttggGAGATATTGGTGAAATTGTCAATGTTCTGGTTTTATCAACTATTAAAGAAGGTGTTGATTATTTCATGTGTCCTCTGGATATTGAACTGATAACGCATATTAACGAAATTTTGCCTCCATTG ataaataaatactgtGAAAAAACAGATTATTATATTCCCCGAAGAAACGAATTATGTTTAAGCTTATACAACAATAATTGGTATCGCGCGGTATGTTTATCTCCAACAGAACTAAAAGATAAATCTATTGTATTTTACATCGATTATGGAAACTGCGAAGAAGTTTTACACAAAAATATTAGACCAATGAtacaagattttttaatacctTCTGCTCTTGCTAACATGTGCACTGTCGTTA atTTAGCTCCAAAACTGGAAAATGGATCTTATTCTGCTCaagtattaaacaaaatttcggAATTAGTTAATCCCAATACGATCTGTCTAGCCAAGATCGTTGATTTTGATAGTGAAGGAAATTATAAGATTGAACTTCCAGATGTTcgtgataaattaattatggaAAATCTAATACCTCCCTATTAA
- the LOC122632477 gene encoding uncharacterized protein LOC122632477 isoform X1, which yields MAYFQSNIEKTEDSTKPKEYRLYVANIPVELNEGGVLQIFKHYGTVTGLFYLPNTTWAFVIYGTYREAEYAIRSLHDKPPLRLQVSFGKDKSSVEINQEKMYIHKSSEIYKDIMQDCQYNEKAHTESVDRGTHNNALHKRNLLPKVSTSTYHANDGLLYPVPTDQCIYDPYENAEADYKNTLWARGKVTITRDGKRHVSYGRGYTSYEIPEPHPETEILIKKIYDKRFNGSYEHGQDSLKQKLGTCISCNKITPVRCGKCYAFYCSKECQVTDWPRHKIECQQIPTLIEDVKSLSTSSSEEQIGTTNLAQAQKTLRRPKQSIEVLLNKNAEIGNNKCTEVKSTESSEKRNVENNFQIKTTDKNDKIEHKEYKLETTKKEVINKCTNKNDFDLTKIEKDVIFEKDTFLSKSRFTDVKIIGFSERREYWVHKVDQEKIFQEMMLDLQNIVQRMPRTDPIIGDIYGYKFENLWYRTKIISLNPIKIFYVDHGVTETVEVNDFREINDLKTMIPFARKIRLSKNTPKKYEHLKIDHIITVKPVAFEESVIIVDVKNGNENSNNSNELLSFESQSNIKSYTTITKNDTSKMTSNLFSNISKEKSINEDTKSKYFSPDANKNKYKNDYKRNKNKTIPSCLPNVINFLSVNVCGFLKVNVILHNKTYGITLRPNDLNLDFKQIVTNLPEKCASVKLNHEYKPNIGELICGQEENGDWHRGFAVTLHPIKQLAIIDKTKIIPIKKIVPYPNEFLNICVFGVVCEITTDNFQLLTNNHYEFKVINCKEEVIIEIQIDDKNKITGILRSWEPIPEQSGIQLSRLKNGSEVCITFYHSHYLMYVRSLETEDSEEFNKLMQRVAKCAQSAVYLKEPPVLGEMIMAQFIDNNFYRAIITKIQGEEASISYIDFGNTEKTLWKKLRILPNDLKMHRSCAAKIYLKDVPTDVVMTKEVTDYLLDLTGREVPLKCIFDGTPSKDGVYLTTANGESINDKIKKLLIPSWDRKSDEDKIVYMINDINIFPLGDIGEIVNVLVLSTIKEGVDYFMCPLDIELITHINEILPPLINKYCEKTDYYIPRRNELCLSLYNNNWYRAVCLSPTELKDKSIVFYIDYGNCEEVLHKNIRPMIQDFLIPSALANMCTVVNLAPKLENGSYSAQVLNKISELVNPNTICLAKIVDFDSEGNYKIELPDVRDKLIMENLIPPY from the exons ttccac AAAACCAAAAGAGTATAGGCTCTATGTAGCTAATATACCTGTGGAACTAAATgag gGTGGTGTTCTGCAAATTTTTAAGCATTATGGAACAGTAACTGGACTTTTCTATCTTCCAAATACAACATGGGCGTTTGTTATATACGGAACATATCGTGAAGCTGAATATGCTATTAGAAGTCTTCATGATAAACCACCGTTACGTCTACAAGTATCATTTGGTAAAGATAAGTCATCTGTTGAAATAAACCAGGAGAAAATGTATATTCACAAATCTtcagaaatttataaagatataatgcAAGATTGtcaatataatgaaaaagcaCA cacaGAAAGTGTAGATAGAGGAACCCATAATAATGCACTTCATAAACGCAACCTTTTACCTAAAGTATCTACTAGTACGTATCATGCAAATGATGGTTTATTATATCCAGTACCAACTGatcaatgtatatatgatcCATATGAGAATGCAGAAgctgattataaaaatacattatgGGCAAG gGGTAAAGTAACAATAACGCGTGATGGAAAAAGACATGTTTCTTATGGACGTGGTTATACTTCATACGAAATACCTGAACCACATCCTGAAActgaaatattgattaaaaaaatttatgataaacgttttaat gGTTCGTATGAACATGGTCAAGATTCTCTAAAACAAAAACTAGGGACATGTATATCTTGTAACAAAATAACACCCGTGAGATGCGGGAAATGTTATGCTTTCTATTGTAGCAAAGAATGTCAAGTAACAGATTGGCCACGTCATAAAATTGAATGTCAACAAATACC TACATTGATAGAAGATGTAAAATCTTTATCAACATCAAGCAGTGAAGAACAAATTGGCACGACAAACTTGGCACAAGCTCAGAAAACATTACGTCGTCCGAAACAATCAATAGAAgttctattaaataaaaatgcagaAATCGGAAATAACAAATGTACAGAAGTTAAAAGTACTGAATCTTCCGAGAAAcgaaatgttgaaaataattttcaaattaagactactgataaaaatgataagatagaacataaagaatacaaattggaaacaactaaaaaagaagttataaataaatgtacaaaCAAAAATGACTTTGATCTAacaaaaattgagaaagatgtcatatttgaaaaagacacatttttatcaaaatcaaGATTCACGGATGTTAAAATCATAGGATTTtcggaaagaagagaatattgGGTACATAAAGTAGAtcaagaaaagatttttcaagaaatgaTGCTTGATTTGCAAAATATAGTTCAGAGAATGCCTAGAACAGATCCGATTATTGGTGACATATATGGTTACAAATTTGAAAATCTGTGGtatagaacaaaaataatatctctcaATCCTATTAAGATTTTTTACGTCGATCATGGCGTTACTGAAACGGTTGAAGTAAATGATTTTCGTGAAATCAACGATTTAAAGACTATGATACCATTTGcaagaaaaattcgtttaagTAAAAACACACcaaaaaaatatgaacatttaaaaatcgatcacaTTATAACTGTAAAGCCTGTTGCTTTTGAAGAAAGTGTGATCATTGTAGAtgtaaaaaatggaaatgaaaatagtAACAACTCAAACGAACTTTTAAGCTTCGAGTCACAgtcaaatattaaaagttatacGACAATAACTAAAAATGATACTTCTAAGATGACTTCCaatcttttttcgaatatcagtaaagaaaaaagtattaacgaggatacaaaaagtaaatatttttctccagatgccaacaaaaacaaatataaaaacgactataaaagaaataaaaataaaacaataccAAGTTGTTTACCAAAcgtgataaattttttgtcaGTAAATGTATGTGGATTTTTGAAAGTTAATGTAATACTTCATAACAAAACATATGGAATTACCCTTCGACCAAACGATTTGAATTTGGATTTTAAACAAATTGTAACAAATTTACCTGAAAAATGTGCCTCTGTAAAATTGAACCACGAATACAA gCCAAATATTGGAGAATTAATATGTGGTCAAGAAGAGAATGGTGATTGGCATAGAGGTTTTGCAGTAACTCTCCATCCAATAAAACAATTAGcaattattgataaaacaaaaataatacctATTAAGAAAATTGTCCCGTATCCTAACGAATTTcttaatatatgtgtatttggTGTTGTGTGTGAAATAACTAcagataattttcaattatta acaaataatcattatgaatttaaagtaataaattgtaaagaaGAAGTCATTATTGAAATTCAAATAgatgacaaaaataaaataacaggTATTTTAAGATCATGGGAACCAATACCTGAACAAAGTGGCATTCAATTATCTAGATTGAAAAATGGATCTGAG GTTTGCATTACTTTTTACCACAGTCATTATTTAATGTACGTTCGTTCTCTGGAAACAGAAGACTCGGAGGAATTTAATAAACTCATGCAAAGAGTTGCAAAATGTGCTCAATCtg CTGTATATCTCAAAGAGCCTCCAGTATTGGGGGAGATGATAATGGCACAAttcatagataataatttttatcgtgcaattattacgaaaatacAGGGGGAAGAAGCAAGTATTTCGTATATAGATTTTGGAAATACTGAAAAAACATTGTGgaaaaaattacgaatattGCCTAATGATTTGAAAATG CATCGATCGTGTGCcgcaaaaatttatttgaaagatGTACCAACTGATGTTGTAATGACCAAAGAAGTGACGGATTATCTTCTTGATCTAACAGGTAGAGAAGTAcctttaaaatgtatttttgacGGTACACCCTCTAAAGATGGTGTATATTTAACTACGGCAAATGGAGAAagtattaacgataaaataaaaaaattgcttATACCAAGTTGGGATAGAAAAAGTGATGAGG ataaaatcgtttatatgataaacgatataaatatatttcctttggGAGATATTGGTGAAATTGTCAATGTTCTGGTTTTATCAACTATTAAAGAAGGTGTTGATTATTTCATGTGTCCTCTGGATATTGAACTGATAACGCATATTAACGAAATTTTGCCTCCATTG ataaataaatactgtGAAAAAACAGATTATTATATTCCCCGAAGAAACGAATTATGTTTAAGCTTATACAACAATAATTGGTATCGCGCGGTATGTTTATCTCCAACAGAACTAAAAGATAAATCTATTGTATTTTACATCGATTATGGAAACTGCGAAGAAGTTTTACACAAAAATATTAGACCAATGAtacaagattttttaatacctTCTGCTCTTGCTAACATGTGCACTGTCGTTA atTTAGCTCCAAAACTGGAAAATGGATCTTATTCTGCTCaagtattaaacaaaatttcggAATTAGTTAATCCCAATACGATCTGTCTAGCCAAGATCGTTGATTTTGATAGTGAAGGAAATTATAAGATTGAACTTCCAGATGTTcgtgataaattaattatggaAAATCTAATACCTCCCTATTAA